Sequence from the Triplophysa rosa linkage group LG22, Trosa_1v2, whole genome shotgun sequence genome:
TGACGCGAGTGTTCTCCTGGAACACCATCCTCCAGAAGTCACTGATGGTGTTCTGCAGGCAGCCCTGCGTGGCGATGTAGCTCCTCTTCGACTTGGAATTGTTGGATTTGGTTTCGATCTCAGGCTGCAGGAACagcaaaatgacattttattgtcAAAACACAATCATATTAACACAATCACGGTTTCTAAATAACATCAACTTGTTAATAATCATGTGTGACAACAAAATGTACACCTACCTGGAGTATAAACATATGAACTGCTGAAGAATGTTTCCATTAGGGCAATCGacatacaaacaaataaacggACTGAAGCGTTTTTTCTCATCATTACATTAAGGAAGTGAACTGTTATTACCATGATGGTGTTGGCGTTGATGTAGTCGGATCCGGGCTCGTTGGGATCCCCATCGTTCAACACGACACGTGTGTGGTCGACTGAGGTCAGATGCACAATGTTAGTCACATGATCTAACACGTATGCTTTGAGTTTTTGTGCTGTACAGATGAGGGTCACTCACAGGGAAGAATGTTCTTATatctgttcttgtttttattcTCAGCCCGCTGACCTTCCTTGCGACTATACAGGAGTTTACACTCCTGCTGCTGAAGTGTCTGCGGacgcaaaaataaacatttcttaatAAAGTGAAGACTTTATACTGATGGTGTATCACATTAACATACGAGTTGATTATTGGCTCATGTGGAACTACGCTGGGTGCTGATTGGCTCTCACCTCAAACTCCTCCCAGAAGCCCTGCTTGACCTTATCAGTGGCCTCTGCCAGCTTGCTGAGCTCTCGTACCCGAATCTCGATCTCCGCTGCGTTAATGCGGGTGGTGTTCAGAGGCTGCAAGAGACACAACGCCGGCttacaaatgttttaatgtcaCACATCATCTACACTTGGACGTGACATATTCAAGAACCAAGAAAGAATTGATCTTAttgaactgtttctttattcCAAAACATGACATTTCTAGTCAACATCCAGAACGCACCTGTTTGAGCTGCAGGACGGTACCTAGAGTTTCGACCATAGGGTTCTTCTTGTAGTGTTCAACCAGGTCTGTGAGCGAGTCGAATTTCTCTCCACCACCAACATCAAATTTCAAATCATGCTGAGGAAACAACAACAGACCACTTATAAGACACAAATGaatagatattttgagaaagattttgaaagacaaacaaaggatgcCAATTTaagtttcctgtttttaaatgttgattTCAGTATTTTAACAGAAAGAACTTCACCTGGCAGCGGATCATGACGTGTGTGACTTTGGGTTTGCTATCGCTGCTGTCCGTCTTGTCGTCACCGGTTCGTACCGACAGCACAAAATCTCCAGGGTGACTCTGACTCTCCCTGACCAGAAAACTTCCGTTCTTTCCCTTCTCAGTCAGGAGCTTCTCAGCCTCGCGGCCAGACAGGTGACCATGAAACCACcttcaagaaaaaaaaaactatgtcAGGGAAGGGTGTTGACATTCAGGCATCATTAAAACGTTGATAAAACACAATTATCGCCCCATCTGGCGTGAAGAGAGCAAGCAATGTCTGCGGTCACCTCTCTGAGGTGGGATCGGCACAGTTGAGCGGATATTTGAGCTCAATGACGTCTCCGTTTTTCTCTTTCAGCTGTCCGTGATGTTCCATGTAGTACTGCACCAGCTCAGCCAGCGTGGCAAACTTCTCTCCGCCATACAAGTCATAATAGTCTCCTGTGTTCTGGATCTTAATGTGCGTGACGGCACCATTTCGCCTGGTAAAGGGACAAGAACTTTCATTTAAACAGCTAGACTGGAAAGCTGTGAATAAAGCTGTTCGTTTTGGTTGTGGATGACGATGATTGTATCAATCCAGTGTTTTGAATGTATACAATTTCAAAAGCATAAATATAAAGGGCAATGCCTAATAATCATGTCTCTAAAGAAATCTTTTCTATCCTAAATTCTGGCA
This genomic interval carries:
- the ptpn11a gene encoding tyrosine-protein phosphatase non-receptor type 11 is translated as MTSRRWFHPNITGVEAENLLLTRGVDGSFLARPSKSNPGDFTLSVRRNGAVTHIKIQNTGDYYDLYGGEKFATLAELVQYYMEHHGQLKEKNGDVIELKYPLNCADPTSERWFHGHLSGREAEKLLTEKGKNGSFLVRESQSHPGDFVLSVRTGDDKTDSSDSKPKVTHVMIRCQHDLKFDVGGGEKFDSLTDLVEHYKKNPMVETLGTVLQLKQPLNTTRINAAEIEIRVRELSKLAEATDKVKQGFWEEFETLQQQECKLLYSRKEGQRAENKNKNRYKNILPFDHTRVVLNDGDPNEPGSDYINANTIMPEIETKSNNSKSKRSYIATQGCLQNTISDFWRMVFQENTRVIVMTTKEVERGKSKCVKYWPDVSALKEYGAMRLRNVKETTAHDYTLRELKLSKVGQGNTERTVWQYHFRTWPDHGVPGDPGGVLDFLEEVKMKQENITGAGAIVVHCSAGIGRTGTFIVIDILIDIIREKGVDCDIDVPKTIQMVRSQRSGMVQTEAQYRFIYMAVQHYIETLQRRIVEEQKSKIKGREYTNIKYSLSDLTGGDQSPLPPCTPTPTCADMRDDSSRVYENVGLMQQQKSHR